The sequence TCCGGCTCCTCACCTCGCTCGCCCCGGCACCCGGTCAGTGCTGCCCCGAGAGCCATGGCCAGCGCGGCTGCGGCTGCGACCTCAATCAGCTTCCATCGATTGATCCGCTGGCCCATGGTGCCTTCCCCTTTCCATAACCCGTTTGTCCGAACAGCCCTGACCGCGGACCGGGACACGGCCACGATCCGATCCCCTCCCTGCCCGACGCGCTGTCATGCGCATCGGTTCAGTAGTACAACTGCGCCTGCGCGCGGAAGGCGCTCGCGCTCTCGAACCGGTCACCCGCCGGCAAAAAGAAGTCCCAGTTGAACAGCAGCCGGTTGCGGCCATAGAAGTAGAAGTTGACGCCGGGCGTGAGCAGCAGGCCGTCATCGTCCTCCCGGTCGCGGTTCGGGTCGCCGTAGCTCAGCCGGAAGATCGGCTCGATGCCCTCCACTCGCCGGCCCGGCGCCCGCGGCCTGAAGTAGGCGACGACGGCCTGCCCGCCTACCAGCGACTCGTCCACCGCCAGATTGTCACCCACTACACCCTCGAGCATGAAGTGCAGCCCGGGCCGGCGCGGCTCGCCCCACTCGGCGTCGATGCCGAACACGGTGCCGGCCAGGTCATGATGGACCTCGCGGCCGTCCAGCCTGCCATCGATTCGCGTCTCGCGGCGGCTGACCGCCGCGCCAAGCAGATGTGTCGCTTCGCGGATCGGCTGGAAGCTGACGCGCGCCGCAATGGACTTGTCGTCATTGTCATCCCGGCGGTCCGCGCCGCCGCCGTTGAATACGCCCGCCTCGTAGCCCACGCGGCCCAGCCGGCCATGAATGGCCGCGCCCAGGTCGCGCTCGGCGTATCCCAGCACTTCCAGCATCTGCTGCTCCTCGCCCAGCACCAGCTCGCCGCGGAAGCTCGTGAACACGGGCGGCCGCGCCGCGCCCGCCGCCTCCTCCAAGGCCTCCTCCAGCCCGCGAATCCGGACCGCCCGCTCGATGGGCAGGATCAGTGTCGAGGAGCGGAGGAACAGCAGGCTGAACGGCTTCTTGAACTGGCCCACGCGCAATTGCAACGCCTCGCCGAAGCCAAAGTTCATGTAGGCGTCGGCCAGCCGCAGCCGGCCCAGCGCCAGGTCCGGCTGGATACGGCCCGAGATCCAATCGGCGACGGTCACATCGACCACCGGGCGGATGCGTCGCGTCTCGAATGTGGAAAAGGGGAGATCACCCGCCGGCTCGCCGGCCGGCGTCACGGCCTCCTCGTCCACACTGGTGGTGTTGAACTGGATCTGGGCGTAACCCGTCACCCGCACCCTCACGCCTTCCGCCGTCACGGTCTGCCCGGCGAGGCGCGCCGGCAGGCCGAACGCTGCGCCCGCGGCCACAACGCAGTTCAAGAGCCTCTGCATACGCGCTCCCCTTCAGGTTCACGCGAATGGGCTGGCCCGAGCCCGCCAGAGATGTAACGGGCGCGTGCACTGTGTCGGTGATGGGGGCGTAACGGTTTGGTAACAGCCGCAAGAGCGGCGGGTGCTGGGGAGGACTTCTCGGGCGGTCGGGGCCGCTTCAGCGGATCCCGCGGCTGGCTGGGTGCGTCGCCGCCACCGGGTACAGGGGAATGTGGAGTGGGCTTGACATTCCAGCTCCTGGAACCCTTACACTGGGCACCTGGTGGCCCAGGTGAAGCGCGCGCGGCACGGGATAGCAGAGCAGCGGGACCTCCGAGACGTCGGTAAAGGCTGACGACCTCGGGTACGACACGAATAACCGGTTCCGTCCGGCCACGAGGCATAACCATGGAACGACACGTCACCATCAAAGAAGCGGCCAAGCGCGTCGGCCTGCCGCCCAAGACCATTCGGTACTATGAAGACGTTGGGGTGATCCCAAGGCTCAAGCGTAACCGGTCGGCGCCCGGCGCCAACGGCTACCGAGTGTTCGGTGAGCAGGACATCCATCGGCTCCAGTTCGTGAAGCGGGCGAGGCGGCTCGGCCTGCCCTTGGCCCAGGTCAAGGAGCTTCTCGTCGCCACCGAACGGGGCTCTGGGGCGCCGCGGCTGCTGACATTGATCGAGCAGAGGCTTTCGGAAATCGACCAGAACATCGAGGAGCTACGATCCCTGCGGCAGGCGCTCGTAGACTTTCGGCGCCGCACTGAGGCGGCGGAGGAGCCGGTGCGGTCGTGCTGCGAACCCGTGTGCGGGCCTCTTACCTGCGAACCCGAAGACGAGAGCGCGCCGTTGGTGCGAATTGCCAATACCAGGCACCGGGATAGGAGGTAGCCCATGTTCAGAGAAAAAAGGCTTGCGCTGCTCCTCGTGGGCGTGATGGCGATTTTGGGAGCGGCGGCCTACGGCTTAGCCCGCCGGCAGCATACTGCGAACCCTGGGCCGTACGCTGCCGTGATCGAACGGTTGCACGAGATCAATCACCAAATGCGGGAGATGCACCACAGCTACCGGGCACGGCACCAGGGCGAGGAGGCCTTCGAGCGCTGGCACGAGCTGCTGCACGAGGAGAGGCAGCTCTTGCATAGCCTCCCCGGGGCGCTGGAGGGTGTGGCGCCTGAGCAGGCTGGCACGCAGGACACGCGGTAGGAGTCGACCTCTGCCCGCAAGGGGTGGTTCTTTGCTCCGCGCCGGTCGCTGGCTCGTCGGAGGGGCGGAGGCTGGACGTCCGCCACCGTCAACGCACAGGTTGTCAACGGGACCGCCGTCTCGCTGGCCGCGGACGCGTTCGATCGCCCTGCAAGCCTGCCCCCGGGCTATGTCGGCGCAGCGCAACCCCAGACGGTCCTGGCACACCTTCGCGCCCTGCCCGTCGAGTTCGCCGCGCCGCCGTCCCCGTTCGATGGAGCCTAGCCCGGCTGCAGCCCCACGGAGGCGTCAAGAGCGCCGGGAGGTGAACATGCCGCACACCGGAAGAGCAACCTGGCAGGCGAGGTCGCGGCTCCGGCTGCGATTCGTGGTCGGCGCCGCCACCACCGCGGTCCTGGGCGGCTCATGGGCCTGCGATCAGGCCGACGATCTCGGGCCCGCGTCGGAGTTCGTCCGGCTCCAGGCTCATTAAGCTGTCTTGTTCTGTTTCATTGAGGAGTTGCTCGCGGGGAAGTGCAGGATTTCGCCCCAGGCGCTCCAATGGAAACAATACGCGTCCCTCCATCACCAGCCCTCGGCTCTCACGCGACTCGCGAGAGGGCCTCGCTATGCCGCAAAGTCGAAGACAGGCGTCTGAATGACACGCGTCGGCGTTCGCGCCTCCCGGGCGATCTGGTGGAGGCGTTCCACGACCTCGGGTGAGAAAAAGCGCTCGCCGGTTTCTTCGTTCACCCGGGCAGGGACATGCTCGATCATGATGAGCCGGCCGTCCAGCTCCAAAGTGTACGTGACCAGGCGCTCGACCAACCGCTCCTCACTCGCTTTCGCCATTATCAGGCCTCCTACGCTCTTGAAAATCCGGGCTCCACAGGCTCGGGTCCGGCTCATACAAGGTCACGATCTTCACAATGGGGCGGGACGGGTGGCTGCATTGCATATGAATTGCCCGGCCGGCCGCGGTGAAGCCTAGAATCAAGCAGCTCGGACCATACTTGTCCTGGGGATAGTCCTCGATGACTTCTCCCGTGGCAATAGCCTCCCGGATCTCCTGTACGCCGATGCGTCGCAGGATGCTCTGATCGACCGCATGCTCCGAAAACTCGAACTGGTTCGCCGCAATCTTGCTCCGGATCTCCTCGAGCAGTCCCATCGCCGATGCTAACCACCCCGGGCCCGGGCCGCGCGCCCGATCAGCTCGTCAAGCTACTCGGCGCGGCCGGTCGCGTCGAAGCGCGCGAGTCGTACGCGTACTCGAGCTTCGGCGCCGGGCGCACCGGGCCGTGTGCCGCCAGCCCGGCGGGCGGGTTGTTCTTGCGCTTCGCGTCCTCGTGCCGGTAGTCGGAAACGGGCTGCCCGGCGGCCGCGGAGTTCGGATTCTTCTTCGGCATCAGATCCAGGACAGCAGCAATGAAGGAAGGCGAGGCCGCCAACAAAGATGCGCGGCCGGCCGGCGCGACGAAAGGCCGGGTCGTCGGAAGCGCCGTCGGCGGCCTCTTGGCAGCCGCGGTGGGCAAGAATACTTCATAGCGTGAATGCATTTCGCTCACCGGGTGAAACGACCGGCGCGGCGCTCTTGGCCAGGGCGGCGGAGGCGGCGCTCGCGGAAGCACTGGGCGTAGTGCCGGCTGTGGTCGTGATCGGGGCTCGTCAGACGGGGAAGAGCACGCTGGTTCAGAAGCTGCCGGAGCTGGTCGGCCGGCCGTACCTCACGTTGGACTCAGATGCTTGCCCGGATCGAAGACCTCGGGGACTTCCGCCGTCTGATGCGGGCCGCTGCCCTGCGTCTCGGCTCGGTTCTCAACCAGGCCGACCTGGCGCGCGACGTTGCGCTCTCACGTCCGACTGTGCACCGCTGGCTCAATTTGCTCGAGACATCCTTCCAGCTCGTGCGCCTGGGCGCCTACGCCGTGCACCGGACGAAGCGCCTGGTGAAGAGTCCGAAGCTCTACTGGTCGGATGTCGGCCTGGCGCGGCGTCTGGCGGGTGGCGAGCCGACCGGCGCGCACCTGGAGAACCTCGTCCTGGGCGACCTGATCGCGTGGCGCGAGCTCGTGACGCCACGGCCCGAAGTGCTGTACTGGCGCACAGTCAACCAGGAGGAGATCGATTTCGTGATCGAAGCTGGCCGCAGGCTGCTTCCCATCGAGGTCAAGGCGACATCGCGCCCCGCATACCGCGACGCCCGTCACCTCCTCACCTTCCGCGGCGAGTACGGTGCTGCCGTACCCTGCGGACTGCTGCTGCACACGGGCAGCGCGACCTTCTGGCTGGCTGAGGGGATCCTGGCAGCGCCGTGGTGGCGGGTACTTTGACGGCCCGCAGAGATCAGGCGCTCACCGCGTTCCCAACCAGTCGCTGAACGAGACGGTGAGGTCCGGAAGGGTGCGGGCGAGGACCAGTCGGCAATCCGCGGCCCGGCCGCTAATCAGTCGAGCAGTGCGAACAGATCTGCCAGCGGGAGGCGGAAGCCGGGAAGCACGGTTTCGCCATCGAGCTCTTCGTCCTCTCGCAGGACGCGTGCGGAGCCGTCGGCACGGTAGACGGCTGCGTACCGCGAGGCAGGGTAGATGACCCAGAGCAGCGGCACGCCAGCGTCGAGGTAGTCGCGGATGCGCTGGTGGAAATCGCGACGCTTGCGTTCGTTGCTCGGGCAGTAGATCTCGACGACGAGGTCCGGCACGATGCGGAAGTAATCGTCGGGAACGCCGCCGCTCTGGCGCAGCTTCTCGGCCGCCACGAAGGCCACGTCGGGCGCGCGGACGCGCTCCGGGTCGCGGGGCAGCGCGAGCCGGATCCAGGGATCCACGAAGACGCGCCCGAGCTTCCTCCGCTTGACGAAGGCGCGCAGCAGCGCTCCCACCTCGAGGATCAGCTCGGCGTGGGGAGGGTTGGCGCCCATCACCGGCACCAGCTCGCCGTCCACCAGCTCGTAGCCGCTGAGCGCCGGATCCTCGACGGGGATATGGGGCAGATCGTCCGCCCGCAGGCGTCGTGGTTGCGTGGCCATGGCCGCTCCGATCTTCCGTTGCCGCTTGCATTATAGACGGCGCCGCGCATGGGCGGCAATCAGCGCGCCGCCGCGGAGCGAGTCCATGGTAGGACGCGCCGGGAGGTCGCCTG is a genomic window of Gemmatimonadota bacterium containing:
- a CDS encoding Uma2 family endonuclease — its product is MATQPRRLRADDLPHIPVEDPALSGYELVDGELVPVMGANPPHAELILEVGALLRAFVKRRKLGRVFVDPWIRLALPRDPERVRAPDVAFVAAEKLRQSGGVPDDYFRIVPDLVVEIYCPSNERKRRDFHQRIRDYLDAGVPLLWVIYPASRYAAVYRADGSARVLREDEELDGETVLPGFRLPLADLFALLD
- a CDS encoding MerR family transcriptional regulator, encoding MERHVTIKEAAKRVGLPPKTIRYYEDVGVIPRLKRNRSAPGANGYRVFGEQDIHRLQFVKRARRLGLPLAQVKELLVATERGSGAPRLLTLIEQRLSEIDQNIEELRSLRQALVDFRRRTEAAEEPVRSCCEPVCGPLTCEPEDESAPLVRIANTRHRDRR
- a CDS encoding DUF4258 domain-containing protein, translating into MLEEIRSKIAANQFEFSEHAVDQSILRRIGVQEIREAIATGEVIEDYPQDKYGPSCLILGFTAAGRAIHMQCSHPSRPIVKIVTLYEPDPSLWSPDFQERRRPDNGESE
- a CDS encoding DUF4143 domain-containing protein produces the protein MLARIEDLGDFRRLMRAAALRLGSVLNQADLARDVALSRPTVHRWLNLLETSFQLVRLGAYAVHRTKRLVKSPKLYWSDVGLARRLAGGEPTGAHLENLVLGDLIAWRELVTPRPEVLYWRTVNQEEIDFVIEAGRRLLPIEVKATSRPAYRDARHLLTFRGEYGAAVPCGLLLHTGSATFWLAEGILAAPWWRVL
- a CDS encoding type II toxin-antitoxin system MqsA family antitoxin, yielding MAKASEERLVERLVTYTLELDGRLIMIEHVPARVNEETGERFFSPEVVERLHQIAREARTPTRVIQTPVFDFAA